One Candidatus Cloacimonadaceae bacterium genomic window, TTTCATTGTCGCGAATTTCATGCTATCATCAGGATATTTTTCCATGAATTTGGACCATTTGTAAAAGGGCAAATCATGAAGGTCGATTCTTAAAAGTGGCTCAATCTTGCGTCTGTCATTGATATGATTCGTAATCACATTGTTTCTAAGCTTCACATACTTCTTGATGCTAATCACAAAGCCAGATATCTGGGCATATTCTTGCCGGTCTCTGAAAGATTCATCTAGAAACATCAAGTAGGGCATTCAAACTCCTCAGTTAGAGTACAAGTAGCCGTTTCATTTTGACTTTCATTGTCTCAGTTAATATAGATGTTTGAGAATAATACACAGATGTCGTCATAGTTTTTTCCAATCACTCAAAGCCATTTTTCTTCATCCAGCCTTGAGCGTCTTTTTGTACTTTGATTATCTGATATCTGGCTAGAGTTTTTGCGTAACGGTCTCGGTTTTCACTTGCTGATTCGTAAATATCACTCTCCGCCCTTGCACAAGCAAGTAATGCCCAGAAATACGCTAGCTCATCGTTTTGTGGAACCCCGTCTCCTTCATGATACATACATGCCAGATTGTTCTGCGCTTTTGCATAATCCTGCTCAGCAGCAAGACGATACCACTTCGCTGCTTCTTCATAATTTTGAGCAACACCTCGACCAGTAGCATAGACCACTCCCAAATTGTACTGTGCGGCAACAACCCCTTGCTGCGCTGCAAGACGATACCATTTATACGCTTCTGGGTAATTCTTAGTTACGCCTTCTCCAAATGCATACATGACACCCAAATTGAACTGCGCAAGATCATTTCCTTGCTCGGCAGATCGACCATACCATTTCGCCGCTTCCTGGTAATCCTGAGCTACGCCTTCTCCATTGTAATATTTCAATCCCAAACTGAACTGCGCAGATGCGTTCCCTTGCTCCGCAGCGAGCCTAAACCATTTCACCGCTTCCTGTAAATCCTGATCAACAACTTGGCCATAGTCATACATCTGTCCCAGTTCATACTGTGCTTTCAAATGTCCTTTTTCAGCAGCAACACGATACCACTTGATTGCCTCATCGTAACTCTTATCTACTTCAGTGCCAGTATAATAGTACGATCCAAGTACATATTGAGCTTCCGTATCGCCTCTATGCGCCAGGGTCTTTAGTTTTTCCAGATTTACACCATAATAGTCAGTCTTTTCGGGTGTATTCCGACAGCCCACACACAGCCCGATGACCGCAATCAGAATGATGATTACTTTGACCATAAACACCTCCATTGAATTGTAAGCAAGTTCCATGGCTAGGTAGATTTAGTCAAGAAAAAAATGTGCGATTGAGATGCGGATTGAGCGGATATACGCGGATTAAAAAAATGATAAAGCACACAGATTGAACAGATTTGACGGATTTGAAAAGAGATGATGGGATGAGATAGTGGGATGAATCCGACTGGTTCCTTGCACGATAGATACCGTAGAGATGCCGTGCGGATGAGGCCGTTTTACGGGGGTGGCCGCACGGCATCTCTACGGTATGTGTCTGGGCAGGATAGTACGCTGATGACGCGGATTGAGCGGATTTACGCGGATAGAAAAATGTTGATTAAAAAAGAGCGAAAAAATCAGCAAAAGAACTCAAATGCAATGGCATATATTAATGCTGACACAAGATTATTGTTGACAAGGTAATGATGTTCCAGAAATTCGATTTGACACTTCGTATTGCATTCTTGCGTTTACTTATTGAGATTAACGTATAAGGAGTTGAACATGTCCAAACATCAAGTTGAATTTGTAATACCCTTATCTCTTGAAGACAGTTCCGCGGCATGTCGGGAAGCGATTGCGGCGACTGGTTGGAGAGTTATGGAGCAAACGGAGACACGATTTGTTTGCAAAGAGATATCACCACAATCTACGTCTTTAACAAACCCCTCTAAGGTTGAAATATTACTTATGCGCAAGTCGTCCAATGAAACTAATGTGGTTCTTAATGGAAGCATATTGGGTTTTGGGCCTTTCCAATCCGGACATTTAAAGGGGCAAGTTGGGAATATTCAAAACAAGATAGAACTCTTTGTAAAAAAAACGTCTCCATCTAGTGGAGATCCGTCGTCAATATCTTTGGCAGATGAACTGGAAAAACTTCATAATCTCAAAACCCAGGGGATCCTATCTGAGGATGATTATCAACAAGCAAAATCACAGATATTGAAAAAAAGAGTTTAACCCTAATTGTGAGTTGCTGTTGTAAAAAAAGATATCCTATGGAGCATACGGCAATCCTTTTGTTTTGAAAAATGCCCGGATTGTTTTTTGATTTTGAGAGAGTTACTTATCTAACCGCCTGTCAATAGGAGGGATATTGAAAACGAACAAAAAAACAAAGAATGCTATGGTATTGGGTTTCATGACCCTACTATCATATTTCTTACCATGGTATTCAGGTGGGGGCTTGTTGGACTGGGGTGATATATATATTGGCGCGGGCACTATTATTGGCATATTGGCAATACTAGCGCTACTGGTGAGCATGATATGTCGCTATGTTAAAGAACTGCAATCCGTTTGCCACTATGTTTCCTTATCGCCATTCATCCTGACTGTAACAGCCTTTATTACTGGAAACTTTGGGTTCTACAGAAGTGACATCGACACCTATGAGTATGGTCTTGGAATGTTTCTTTCGCTAATACTGTCACTAGCATTTGCTGTGTTAAACTGGGCTTATAGAACTATTCAGAAAAGCTCTTAGATCTTATGCAGTTAGAGAAGAAAATAGTAGTAACATACTATGCGTCGCAGAACAATGTGACGGCAATCTGATAGTTTCTTTGCTCATCGATGAATGATATGAGTTCAATATTTGATACAATTACGGATGCGCCTTCGATTCTTTATAAGTATCGATCCTGGGCCGATGCTAATCAAAAGAGGATTTTAACACAATTGGAGTTGTATCTACCATCACCTATGCGGTTTAATGATCCCTTTGATAGTATTGTTCCTTTTACTCCAACTGGCACCTCGAAAGATATTCGAACAAGAATATCTGAAGATATTTCTGCAGCCCATAAGAACATGCCCAGGAAACAACGTAAGAGTCTAGCAGAGGAATGGTTTAAGAAAGGAATCTTTAAAAATAAGAATCTCCAATTGGATATGCATTTACAACGATTAAAAAGCCAATATGGTGTTTTCTCACTATCGGAGGAGTATAACAATCTTCTACTATGGTCGCGTTTCCTGAAGTTGCTTCCAAGCTGATAACAGAAATATTGCTTTTCTGAATTATTGAAATGTTCTCCAAATACCTGCCAGGATAGACGAGAACAGTATCGCCTGGAGAAGACGCATTAATTGCGGCTTGAATGGAAGTATATTGCCCAGTGCCATCTATATTTACTGTGCGGGTGAGAGCTTCCACGATAGATACTAGCCTCAAAAAGGCAAGTAATAATGTCAGAATCTTTGTTTTCATGGTTGATGCTTCAAAAGCAGGGAAGGGAGGGACTCCCTTCCCTGCGCTTTAATCTATTTCATAAGCAGCATCTTTGCCGCTTTGCTGCTGTTTGGAGTGTTCAGTCTGTATATGTAAACTCCGGATGTCACTTTCCGGCCATTATCATCATCGCCATTCCAGGTGATGGAGTGTTTACCGGCAATCATCTTCTCGTCCAGCAAGGTCTTTACCCTTTGCCCGCGCAGATTGTATATATCCAGGCTACATTGCATGCCGGCGGGTATTGAAAAGGATATCGTAGTGGTCGGATTGAAGGGATTGGGATAGTTTTGAATGAGCGTGACCTGTTCCAAATCAGGAACCACCGGATCATCATTTGAGACCCAGGGCTCGGAGCCAAATTCAAAACAGCCCATGTCGATCCTTCCGTTCCAGACTCTCCAATTTCCAGCCAGGTCATAAAGTGGCAGATAAAGGCCGATTGTGTCGGGAGTTCCTGTATTGATGCATGGAGATCCATGAGCAAGGCTGTAATAAAGCGGATCATGTATATCAAAGCCTCCGGCGAAGAGAGGATCTCCGCTGAAGCTGCTGGGCAAGAAATTTATCGTATTGCCAGGAACCGGGAAAGGCAAAATACCTGCTATAGCATCTTTGACCAGGGAATGATCGATAGTCAGAGTCGTCTGCTCGTCGGGGTTGCCATCCATGGGGTTCACCTTAATCTGATATGGTGTATCGTTATCGAAGATGGAATTTACGATGTTCACATCGCCATTGACCATGAGTGTATAGGCATTACCCTGGTTCCCTGCAAAAGTGCAATTGGTGATGTCGATTCTGGGGTTGTTATATGATGCTATCCCAATCATTTCATTTTGGGTGTTGACGTTACTGAAAAGGCAATTTTTGAAGCTTATATGGTTCTGCTGTTGGGGGTATTGAACACCTCCGATAGCAATTGCAAATGTGTCATCATCATAGACTGTTAGATTATCGAAAATACAATTTTCAAACTCTAGTTGTTTATCTGCTACAAATGAAACCAGGGATGAACCACGAACCGACGAGGATGTGTAGATTGATGTGGCATTCCTGAAATTGCTATTGGAAATTTTACCGGACATCGCTCCGTTAACGTCTACAAGTCCTCTCAGGGAAGTGGTTTCGTTCTCAATTGTAAGGTTGGACCATATCGTTTCTCTTTGGCTGCTTGTCCAAAGAGATATTGCAGCGTCGTGATTAGGCATTACTCCAGAGATATGTATGTTATGCAAGTTTATGGTACTAAGCTTTCGGCCATTAACTGCACAGCCATTATTAGTATTACGAGTAGTTATGGTCATATTTGATAGTTTAACTGAAGGTTCACCATGAGACATAAAGACTCGATCAGCATAACCATATCCCATTGGAATTAGTGGATGCGGTTCCCCAATTATGGTAGTAGCATCAGTGCCACTGCCTTGCACGATCACCCATCTTTTAAGGGCTATAGGAAAGATCTGATCATTATCCGTACGAGAATAATCACCGGGCAGAATATGTACAGTCCTTTGATTGAGACTATCGGATGCTACCCTATATATGGCCTCGTGGATGGTTTTCAGTGCTGTTGCAGGACTAAGCC contains:
- a CDS encoding tetratricopeptide repeat protein, translating into MVKVIIILIAVIGLCVGCRNTPEKTDYYGVNLEKLKTLAHRGDTEAQYVLGSYYYTGTEVDKSYDEAIKWYRVAAEKGHLKAQYELGQMYDYGQVVDQDLQEAVKWFRLAAEQGNASAQFSLGLKYYNGEGVAQDYQEAAKWYGRSAEQGNDLAQFNLGVMYAFGEGVTKNYPEAYKWYRLAAQQGVVAAQYNLGVVYATGRGVAQNYEEAAKWYRLAAEQDYAKAQNNLACMYHEGDGVPQNDELAYFWALLACARAESDIYESASENRDRYAKTLARYQIIKVQKDAQGWMKKNGFE
- a CDS encoding SHOCT domain-containing protein encodes the protein MSKHQVEFVIPLSLEDSSAACREAIAATGWRVMEQTETRFVCKEISPQSTSLTNPSKVEILLMRKSSNETNVVLNGSILGFGPFQSGHLKGQVGNIQNKIELFVKKTSPSSGDPSSISLADELEKLHNLKTQGILSEDDYQQAKSQILKKRV
- a CDS encoding FlgD immunoglobulin-like domain containing protein — its product is MNRHLSLLILAAILPFLMYAVTLSVKQDGSGDYSAIQAALDVANPGDTVLVHPGRYFENLTMLTNNITLMSLEGTTGVPSYIDSTIIDGNHANPCLRIPQGNVSVIIRGFSITNGFRTGSGGGLVISAGNAAEITNCKVFNNVANNGAGIYLTSANVTFSGVDVFNNYSVNLGGGLYSITAPGSTNSISFDQQNRCSIYNNRAGAGQDIYINLATEDIYVYLDTFSVASYTNYYAVYLSDNQPANQIQIDILNAYHQEVDNDLYVSTIGDNENDGLSPATALKTIHEAIYRVASDSLNQRTVHILPGDYSRTDNDQIFPIALKRWVIVQGSGTDATTIIGEPHPLIPMGYGYADRVFMSHGEPSVKLSNMTITTRNTNNGCAVNGRKLSTINLHNIHISGVMPNHDAAISLWTSSQRETIWSNLTIENETTSLRGLVDVNGAMSGKISNSNFRNATSIYTSSSVRGSSLVSFVADKQLEFENCIFDNLTVYDDDTFAIAIGGVQYPQQQNHISFKNCLFSNVNTQNEMIGIASYNNPRIDITNCTFAGNQGNAYTLMVNGDVNIVNSIFDNDTPYQIKVNPMDGNPDEQTTLTIDHSLVKDAIAGILPFPVPGNTINFLPSSFSGDPLFAGGFDIHDPLYYSLAHGSPCINTGTPDTIGLYLPLYDLAGNWRVWNGRIDMGCFEFGSEPWVSNDDPVVPDLEQVTLIQNYPNPFNPTTTISFSIPAGMQCSLDIYNLRGQRVKTLLDEKMIAGKHSITWNGDDDNGRKVTSGVYIYRLNTPNSSKAAKMLLMK